The DNA region GATTTCGGCGACCCGTTCGCGCTCGCCGGCCATCTCGGGATCGTTCAGGACGACGCGGATCGACGTCGACTCGGTGTCGCGCTCGAGAAACCGGAGGCGATTCCGGTAGGCGCCGACGGTCGATTTGAACACGTCGATGGGGACGCCGTCTGCGAGCCAGCCGTGGACGCGTCCGCCCCGAAGTTCCGGCTTGACGATGTTGACGGACGCGACCTTCCCGGCCCCGGACGGCCCGCTGCGGTAGAAGTCGGTGAGCGAACGCTCGACCAGTTCCCGTCCCTCGAGCGCAGACGTCCTGGGCGTGAAGATCAGGCTGAGGCGGTCGAGCAGGTAGGGAATCCCCTCGACACTCGCGGCGTTTGGCTCGACGTACGTCGAGAGGTGCCACTCCGGCAAGCGGTGTTTGACCGCGGCGTAGGGAACGTCGAGATACGTCGATAGTCGCTCCTGGGGCGTCGCGTGGTACAACCGATCCGCGTCGAGGTCGAGGACGTCCAGGAGGCTCGATTCCGCGAGCGTGGTGCCGTAAGGTCCGGCGTTGCGAACGAGACAGTCTAGGAAGAACCACTGACGCAGGCACTGTTCGGCGTTGCGCTCGAGGTCGGGCATCGGCGCGAGTTCGTGCTCGCGGGCGACCGACGGGAGGCGAATCCGTGGCGTCGCGTCGGGTTCGGTCCTAACCGTCGCCTGCAGGTAGTATGCGAGCGGTGCCGTCACGAACAGCGTGTCGTAACACGGCGGGACGACGAGTTCGATGCCGGGCTGAGTCGCCTGCTCGAGGACCGAGTCGGGTGCCGAAAACGTGGGCCCGGTCTCGAGCAGCGGCGGATGACCGCGGAGCGTCGGGTACGTCCGATCAGGTGAGTCGGTCTTGATCGACGATGAGAGCGCGGAGAGGCCGCGAGCGAATCCGGCGGGCGTGTCGGGTATCGTGATCGTCTCGGCCGGAAGTTCGTGACGGCTCCGGAAGCCGAGGATGGTTCGCATGCGCTCGGGGAAGGAGACGATCAACGAGGAATAGTCCGGCGCGCGCTGGACGACAGCCTCTCCCGAGAACCGGAGGTAGGTCTTGATGCCCGTGTCGATGTCGAGGACGTACTCGCCGGGAGGAAGCGTCATCGAGTGTTGGTCCGGCTCGAGGTGGAATCGTTCGTCGCGGCCGAGCGAGAACGCGTAGACGACGGCGTGAGGGAATCGGAAGGTGGTAGCCGTCACCGCGACGGTGTCGTCGACCGGCCGCGAGATGTCTGGGCCGGGGCCTTCGACGTCGAGGCCGATTCCCTGCACGCGGAGTTCGGCGTTGTCCGCGTCGACGACTCGCAGGTGGGTGTCGTCGTCGGCCACCTCCCACTCTATCATTCGAGTTATTGAATCTCCGCCCGTGAAGTTAGTTGTATCGCCTTATTAGTTGTATATCTTCCATTTCCTTCTCTGGATCCGCTGTACGGTTCCGACCGTTCGCGGCCCACGTTGCCGGGGAAAGGTACACTTATACAGCGTCCGGGCGCCACTCGAAATATGGACCACGACCACGTCCGAGGGGTCGACCCCGTCGTCGCCGACGCGCTCGAAGGTGAGATCGAACGACAGCAGGACACGCTGTCGATGATCGCCAGCGAGAACCACGTCAGCCGCGCCGTTCTCGACGCCCAGGGGAGCGCGCTCACGAACAAGTACGCCGAGGGCTACCCCGGCGCGCGCTACTACGGCGGCTGTCGGTACGCCGACGAGGTCGAACAACTTGCCATCGACCGCGCAACGGAACTCTTCGGCGCCGAGCACGTCAATGTCCAGCCCCACTCGGGCACGCAGGCCAACCAGGCCGTCTACTTCGCGATGCTCGAGCCCGGCGACAAGATTCTCTCGCTCGACCTGACCCACGGCGGCCACCTCAGCCACGGCCACCCCGCGAACTTCACCGGCCAGCTCTACGAGGTCGAGCAGTACGAGGTCGATCCCGAAACAGGGTACCTCGATTACGACGGCCTCGCCGACCACGCCGCCGAGTTCGAACCGGACATCATCGTCTCGGGATACTCCGCGTACCCGCGAGAGGTCGAGTGGGAACGTATCCAGGACGTCGCCGAAGAGGTTGACGCGCTCCACCTCGCCGACATCGCCCACATCACGGGGCTCGTGGCCGCGGGCGTCCACTCCTCGCCCGTCGGCGTCGCGGACTTCGTGACCGGCTCGACCCACAAGACGATTCGTTCCGGACGGGGCGGCATCGTCATGACGAACGAGGAGTACGCCGACGATATCGATTCCGCCGTGTTCCCCGGCGGCCAGGGTGGTCCGCTCATGCACAACATCGCCGGCAAGGCCGTCGGCTTCGGCGAGGCCCTCGAGCCCGAGTTCGAGACCTACGCCGAACGGACGGTCGCCAACGCGAAGGCTCTCGGCGAAACGCTCGCTGACCACGGGCTCTCGCTGGTTTCGGGCGGCACCGACAACCACCTCGTGCTCGTGGACCTCCGGGAGTCCCACCCCGATACGACCGGCGGAGACGCCGAAGAGGCGCTCGAGGACGCCGGCATCGTCCTCAACGCGAACACGGTACCCGGCGAGACGCGCTCGGCGTTCAATCCGAGCGGCATCCGGGCGGGGACCCCGGCGCTGACGACCCGTGGCTTCGACGAGGACGATCTTCGAACCGTCGGCGACCTCATCGCGCGCGTGATCGATTCGCCCGACGACGAGGACGTGATCGCCGACGTGAGCGAGTCGGTCGACGAGCTCTGTGCGGCGAACCCGCTCTACGAGTGAGTCACTGAGCGGCTAATTTTTGAGCTGTGGGCGCCTTTCTGTGCATCGATTCGGGCCACGCAGTTGCTGCTCGAGCCGACTAGCGATCACCGCTCGAACCGACTCACGAGCGCGGCGACGACGAGGTAGGCTGGCAAGCAGATCGCGAGGACGGCGGTGACGAGTCCCCAGTCCGAAACGGTTAGCGGGATCGTCCCGAAGTACCGATTGAGCGGCGTGTAGAGCACGGCGAGCTGGAGCGCGATCGAGATCGTGACAGCGATCGCTAGCCACCGGTTCGAGAACGTCGGCGTCTCGCGTACCCAGCGGATAACGTAGAGCTTCTCGAACTCGAGGAAGACGAACGCCGTGAACACCATCGTCATCGCATATGGCGTCACTTCGGCAGCGCCCTCGAGCGTCCACAGCATGAGCGCGAGCATCACGACGGTGGTCACGGCCCCGAAGCCGCCGATCAGGCCGAGCATCTGCCGCTCGACGATGTCGCGGCCGTGGTCCCGCGGCGGGCGGTCCATCACGTCCGCGCTACGCGGATCGGCGCCAAGCGCGAGCGCCGGGAGCCCGTCGGTCAGAAGGTTGATCCACAGGAGCTGGACGGCCGGCAGGATCAGGTAGCCGTACAGGGAGGCGAGGAACACGAGCGCAACCTCCGCGACGTTGGCGCTGAGGAGGTAGGCGACGAACTTCCAGATGTTGTCGAAGATCGTCCGCCCGCGCTTGATCGCGCGCTCCATCGTCGCGTAGTTGTCGTCGAGCAGGACGATGTCCGAAGCTTGCCGGGCGACGTCCGTCCCCCGAATACCCATTGCGACGCCCACGTCCGCGTTCTTCAATGCCGGCGCATCGTTGACGCCGTCGCCCGTCATCGCGACCTCTCGCCCCCGCCCCTGGAGGGCCTGCAAGATTCGAACCTTGTGTTCGGGCGAGGTACGAGCGAACACGTCGACGGTCGTAACCCGCCGGGCGAGCGTCTCGGCATCCATCCCCTCGATCTCCCGCCCTTCGAGGACGCTCGTCCCGAGTCCGAGGGTGTCGGCGATGGCCCGCGCCGTCCGAACGTTGTCCCCGGTCACCATCTTCACGTCGATTCCGGCACTCCTAGTTGCCGCGATTGCGTCGGCGACCTCCGTGCGTGGTGGGTCGATCATCCCCGTCAGCCCGACGAACGTCAGCCCCCGCTCGAGATCCGCGACGTCGGTGGGATCGGCACGGTAGGCCATCGCCAGGACGCGAAGCGCGTCGTCGCCGAACGCCTGGATCCGCCCTTCGACCCGATGGCGGGCGTCGTCACTCATCGGTCTCCGTCCCGCTTCCGTGAGGATCGAATCGCAGTGCTCGAGGACGACCTCCGGTGCGCCCTTGACGTAGCCGACGTCGTCGTGGATCGTCCCCATCCACTTGCGGTCGGAGGAAAACGGGACTTCGTCGCTTCGCGGCGTCCCCTCTCGGAGCGCCTCGACGTCGGCGCCCAGACGCTCGGCTAGCTCGAGCAGGGCCCGCTCGGTCGGGTCACCGTCCTCGAGGGTGGCGTCGTTACAGAGGACGCCGATTCGGACGAGTAACTTCTCGCGATCGGCTGTCCGGCCCGTCTCCGCTTTCGCCAGCTCGGTCTCGGTCTCGTTTTCGATTTCGATCTCGGTCTCGAGGTCACTGTCGTACTCGCCGATAGTCGTGTCGTCCCCGCTCCAGGCAGCGTCGTTTTCGCCTCCTTCGACCCCTCGAACCTCGAGGACCTCGTCGTTGAGCCAGAGTCTGCTGACGGTCATTTGCCCCTTCGTGAGCGTCCCGGTCTTGTCCGTGCAGATGACGTCGACGGCCCCGAGCGCTTCGACGGCGGGAAGCCGACGAACGAGTGCGTTCTCGTCGGACATTCGCCGAACGCCGAGGGCAAGCGTGAGGGTGACGACCGCTGGCAGCCCCTCGGGAATCGCGGCAACGGCGAGCGAGACTGCAGTGAGCGCAGCCTGCACCACCGACGTGTCCCGAACGATCAACAGCGGGACGACCAGCGCCGAGAGGACGAGAACGCCGAGGCCGAGCGTACGGCCCAGCTCGTCGAGTTCCTCCTGGAGTGGCGTCTTCGTCGTTTCGGTCATCGAGAGTTCGTGAGCGATTTCCCCGACCGCCGTTTCCATCCCAGTGTCGGTGACGACCGCACTCGCTCGGCCGCGGGTGATGTTCGTCCCCTTGTAGACCATGCCCTCCCGCTCGGCGAGTGGGGTTTCTGCATCGACGGCGGGTATCGACTTCGACACTGGGGTACTCTCTCCCGTGAGGGTCGCCTCATCGACCTGCAGGTCGCGCTCCTCGAACAACCGACCGTCGGCTGGAACGACGTCGCCGCGACGCAGTTCGACGACATCCCCGGGAACGAGTTCCGTCGCGTCGACGGTTCGGGACTCGCCGGCCCGGCGAACGGTCGCCGTCGGCGCGGCGAGTTTGCGAAGCGACTCGAGGCTCTGTTCGGCCCGGAAGTCCTGTGTGAAGCCGAAGAAGCCGTTGGCGACGACGATGATCGCGATCAGAGCGGCGTCGACGGCGTGGCCCGCCCAGATCGACAGCGCGGCCGCGACCAGCAGCACCCAGATCAAGACGCTATCGAACTGTGCGAGGAGGATCGAAACCGGGGTTCGACCGGCGGTTCTGACGATCTCGTTCGCACCGTCGGTCTCGAGGCGCCGCTCGGCCTCTTCGTCCGATAACCCGTCGGGCCCCGACTCGAGGGTCTCGAGGACGCGCTCCGGTGGGCGTTCGTGCGGATGGGCGACCATCGACTCGACCATCGACGTCGAACGGTAAAGACGCGGGGTGGGCGACGCGGTTCGAGACCGTTGGACGCCCGCGAAGTTGGACGCTCGCGAAACGAGAACACGCCGTCGCATGGAATCTGAAGACGGAGATAAAAACGAAGACGGAGCGGAACAGCTACAGCCGCGGAAAACTCGCGATAGCCCCCGGCACGGGAATAAACGTTAATGCGTGTCCGTGGAATCCCTCCCCAGTGAACAGCATGGAAATCGCGCTCAGGCTGCTCGCTGGAGTCGGTTTGATTCTGGTGAATGCCTACTTCGTCGCCACCGAGTTCGCGCATACCTGAGTCAGGCAGTACCCCTAAAGAGGAGTTCGACGACCTGCTCGAGGCGGAGGAGTTCCAGATCGGTCGTGTAACGTTTTCGCGTAGACGTGGGTAGAGACGTGGATAGCGTCGTTGGATTTGCGGTGGCTCGGTCGCTTTAACGGTCCAGTTCGCCACGCGTCGATAGCCATTATCGGATTCGGTAGCCGTTCGTCGAACCTCGGTAGTCGCTCGCCGCACATCGGTAGCCGTTCGACGACGTCGATCTCAGAACTGGTCTGGAAACGCCTCACAGTTATGACCGCTCCGGTCGAACTCCGCCCCATGTACGACTTCCTCCTCGTTCCGGTCGACGGGAGCGAGGCGTCGACCGTCGCGCTCGAGTACGCCCTCGACATCGCGGCCGACCACGACGCGACCGTGCACCTGTTATACGTCGCCGATACGAACAAACCCAGTCTCGTCCAGACGCAAGGGGCCGTCGTCGACGTGCTCGAAGAGACCGGCGACGACGTGGTCAAGGACGCACGCGAGCGGGCCGAGGCCCGCGGCGTCTCGACCGTCACCGACACGATACAGGGGCAACCGCGGACGGTCATCACCGAGGTGGCCGCCGAGGACGTCGTCGACCTGGTCGTGATGGGGACGAGCGGTGAACGCAGTCTGACCGAACACGTTCTCGGGAGCGTCACCGAACACGTCGTCAACGCTAGCGACAAGCCGGTTCTCGCGGTTCGAGCAGCCGACGACGCGAGCCACCCGTACCCCTACGAAGACGTGCTCGTGCCGACGGACGGCAGCGAACACGCGGAACGTGCCCTCGAGTTGGCGGGTGAAATTGCGCGCGAACACGGTGCCACGCTCCACGTCCTCTCGGTCCTCGAGGACTCGCTGTTCGCCATTGGAACGGACTCGTCGGACGAAACCACGTCAGGGCCGCGTGACCGTGCTCAGGACGCGCTGGCCGAAACCGCCGAGACGATGCGAGCGGGTGGCGTCGACGAAGTGACGACGGCGGTCGAATCGGGATCCGTCCCGAAAGCAATTCGCTCGTATGCTGTCGAACACGGGATCGACCTGATCGCGATGGGGACGCACGGTCGGTCCGGGCTCGATCAACGCCTGCTCGGTTCCAGGACCGAGCGCGTGCTTCGGATCACGCCAGTTCCGGTGCTCACGACGTCACGTCCGGGTTCGATCGATCACCAGTAGAGACAGAGTACGAATCTCGACCGCCGCGTCCACGAAGCGCGCCCTCGAGCGCGCCCGCGGCAGTGAGTAGACACAACAGGTACGTATCTCCAATCCGAACCGATCACCGACGATGAGTCTCCTCGAGAACCTGACGCTGGTATTCGTCGCCGGATTCGTGACTGCCCTCGCAACCGGACTCGGGGCACTCCCGTTTTTCTTCTTCGACGAGATTAGCGACCGGCACAACGTCGTGCTCTGGGGACTCGCGTCCGGGATCATGATCTCGGCGTCGGTGTTCGGCCTCATCGAGGAGGGGCTGGCCGAGGGGACCGCCCTCGAGATCGCGGTCGGAATGGCCGTCGGGGTCGTCCTCGTCGTCCTGGCCCACGACGTGCTCCTCGACGCGGATCTCGACCCTCGAGAGTACGAGGAGGCCGACTTCAAAAAGCTCGTGCTCATCCTCGGCATTCTAACGGTTCACAGCTTCCCGGAGGGGATCGCCGTCGGCGTCTCCTTCGCCGACCTGGGGCTCGAGGGCGGGTTCGGGTTTCTGGGATTCACCGTCCCGCTCCTAGCGGTGTTCATGACGGTCGCCATCTCGATCCACAACATCCCGGAGGGGACGGCGATTTCGATCCCGCTGAAGGCTATGGGCGTCGATCGCTGGAAGATGGTCTGGTGGGCCGTCTTCTCGAGCCTTCCACAACCCATCGGGGCCGTCATCGCCTTCGCGTTCGTCCAAGTGGCCCGAGACTTCCTCCCGTTCGGATTTGGGTTCGCCGCGGGTGCGATGATTTACCTCGTCGTGAGCGAATTCATCCCCGAGGCGCTCGACATCGGCTCGGCGTTGCCACGTGGCGGAAAACCGGAGCTAGCTGGCGGGATCATCGCGGGGGTCCTGGTGATGGTCCCGCTGGCCTTCATCTGACCACGACACTATCGATTCCGTTCGTCCTCGAGTCGAGCACGCCGGGTTTCGAACTCTTCCTCGGAGAGGTCGCCGCGGGCGTACGCCAGGCGCAATTACTCGAGAGCAGGGTCGGTTGCGCCACTTCGCGGGGTGAGCGCTCTGTAGAGCAGGTAGCCGCTCGCGACGACGATGGCGAGAAACAGGGCCCACATCACGAGCCAGGACCACGACATCCCCGTTCCGTCCCACGGGCCACTGCCCATGTGTCCGCTACCCCACATGCCCATCGCCGGCCAGAAGATGGCCATCGCGACGAACGGGACGAGTACGAGGACGACGACGAGGATGAGCAGCGATCGAACCGTGTCACTCGAAGCCATACGTCAACCTTCTCCCGAATTCGTGATAAAGATTCGACCCGGCTGTCCGCGGTAGTCGCGCGTTGCCCGCGAGAACGTCTACGTCGGCGTCGTCCTTCGCCCGACTGACTCGACGCCCACTTCCGAGCATCACATCCCGATCGCCGTCTCGACTCCGTACCCGAGGCCGAACGCCAGGCCGAACGAACCGATCCAGGCGAGGACCGTCACGCCGAGTTTTCGAGGACTGACGCCGCCGGTCCCACCCACGGCCAGTCCGCTACCGATGATCGCGCTGACGATAATCTCGTTGAACGAGACGGGAACGCCGAGTACGACGGCCGTCTGCGCGATCAGAAACGAGGGAACGAGCGTCGAAATCGACCGCCGGGGACCGAGCGAGGCGTACTCCTGGGAGATCGACTTGATCATTCGCGGCGCGCCGGTCCAGGAGCCCACGAGGATCCCGAGTCCGCCACCGGTGAGGATCGCCGTGGTCGAGACGGCCATCGCCGCCTCCTGTTCGACCAGCGGGAGCAGGGGGCCGACCGCGAGTCCGACCTGACTCGCTCCCGCCGAGAAGGCGACGAGGCCACCGAGCGCGAGCAGGAACCGGCGAAGGCCCCCGGCCTGGTCGCGGCTGACGTCCCAGCGGACCAGCAGGCCCACTGGAATCGCGACGAACGCGGTTGCGACCCCCGATCCGACGAGTCCCTCGAGCGGGATAAACCGGCTTCCGGCCGCCGCTAGGGTCCCACCTGCGGACGCGAGGAACGCGAACTCGAGGTTCGCGACGACGGCGCCGACGATCACGGCCAGGATCGGCACGCTCACCCGTTCGGGGACGTCAGCGCGCGGCAGGATACTCGCGATTCCGTAGGCGATCCCGCCGCCGACGAACGGCGTCAGGACCCACAGCGCCCCGATTTCGGCGTACTTCGAGGGAACGGGGTGTCCGCCGAGTGCGAACCCGACGCCGATCACCGCGCCCGTGACGGTGAACGCGGTTGCGATCGGATACCCCGTTACGATGCCGATCGCCATCAGGCCGGCGCCGATCAGGAGAACGACGATGACGGCGCTGGGCGGGAGAGTGACTCCCTGCACGAGGCCGCGGCCGACGGCGTCCGAGACGCTCCCGCCCTGTGTAACCGCGCCAGCGAATCCGAGGATGCCGACCACGAACGCCGCCCGCATGGTCGAGATGGCGTTCGCGCCGACCGCCGGGGCGAACGGCGTCGCGCCGCTCGAGCCGGCGCCGATCACCCAGGCCATGAACAGGCTGGCGAGTGCCGCGACGCTGAAGAGCGCAATCGTTGTGGGATCCATCGTTGGTGACGTGTATGTCGAAAATCTGGTCGTTGGGTCGGAAGTTGGTCCTTGGCTCGAGGGGTGCGTGGGTCGTTGGGCGTGAGTCGTCGAGCGTTGGTCGTGGGGCGTCGGTTGTTGATCGTCGTCGTCGCCTCTCAGTCCGCGCTCGACGGTGTCGTCCCGCTCGAGGCGCGCTGGCTCCGCCAGACGCCCTGGAGGTAGGCGCCGGCGAACATCCCGCCGATCGCCCACAGGATCGTGACGTTCCCGATCCCGAGGCTGGCGTAGGCCGCGCCGGGACAGATTCCGGAGAGGCCCCAGCCGACGCCGAAGATGGCGCCGCCGATCAGGACGTTCCGGTCGAACGACTTCAGGCGACGGCCGTAGGTATCGCCGGTCAGCGGCGCCCGTTCACGGAGTCGCGGCGTGACCCAGAACGCGATGCCCGAGACGATCGCCGCACCGAACATCACGAACAACAGGCCGAAGTCGTCGAACTGGAGGAAATCCAGCACGACCTCCGGCCGGGCCATGTGGCTGTAGGCGAGACCAAACCCGAAGATCAGGCCGCCAACGAGGATCAGCGGCATGAACAGCGGGTGCCGTTCGGGCCCACTCGTGCTCATGGACTCACCCCCAGTGCGGAGACCAGTTGTGCGGTCACAATCGCCACCGCCAGGAACGTCACGACGCCGACGATCGAGGTCTTCGAGGCCGAGCCGACGCCGCAGACGCCGTGGCCCGACGTACAGCCCTTGCCGACGCGCGTGCCGATACCGACGAACACGCCGCCGACCAGGAGTCGCCACGCCTGGACATCGGTCGTCCAGGCGCCGCCCTGCCAGACGACAGCGTAGACCGCCGCCCCCAGGACAATTCCGAGGGTGA from Natronosalvus rutilus includes:
- a CDS encoding inorganic phosphate transporter, whose translation is MDPTTIALFSVAALASLFMAWVIGAGSSGATPFAPAVGANAISTMRAAFVVGILGFAGAVTQGGSVSDAVGRGLVQGVTLPPSAVIVVLLIGAGLMAIGIVTGYPIATAFTVTGAVIGVGFALGGHPVPSKYAEIGALWVLTPFVGGGIAYGIASILPRADVPERVSVPILAVIVGAVVANLEFAFLASAGGTLAAAGSRFIPLEGLVGSGVATAFVAIPVGLLVRWDVSRDQAGGLRRFLLALGGLVAFSAGASQVGLAVGPLLPLVEQEAAMAVSTTAILTGGGLGILVGSWTGAPRMIKSISQEYASLGPRRSISTLVPSFLIAQTAVVLGVPVSFNEIIVSAIIGSGLAVGGTGGVSPRKLGVTVLAWIGSFGLAFGLGYGVETAIGM
- a CDS encoding SHOCT domain-containing protein codes for the protein MASSDTVRSLLILVVVLVLVPFVAMAIFWPAMGMWGSGHMGSGPWDGTGMSWSWLVMWALFLAIVVASGYLLYRALTPRSGATDPALE
- the glyA gene encoding serine hydroxymethyltransferase, whose protein sequence is MDHDHVRGVDPVVADALEGEIERQQDTLSMIASENHVSRAVLDAQGSALTNKYAEGYPGARYYGGCRYADEVEQLAIDRATELFGAEHVNVQPHSGTQANQAVYFAMLEPGDKILSLDLTHGGHLSHGHPANFTGQLYEVEQYEVDPETGYLDYDGLADHAAEFEPDIIVSGYSAYPREVEWERIQDVAEEVDALHLADIAHITGLVAAGVHSSPVGVADFVTGSTHKTIRSGRGGIVMTNEEYADDIDSAVFPGGQGGPLMHNIAGKAVGFGEALEPEFETYAERTVANAKALGETLADHGLSLVSGGTDNHLVLVDLRESHPDTTGGDAEEALEDAGIVLNANTVPGETRSAFNPSGIRAGTPALTTRGFDEDDLRTVGDLIARVIDSPDDEDVIADVSESVDELCAANPLYE
- a CDS encoding SHOCT domain-containing protein, yielding MRLAYARGDLSEEEFETRRARLEDERNR
- a CDS encoding ZIP family metal transporter, producing MSLLENLTLVFVAGFVTALATGLGALPFFFFDEISDRHNVVLWGLASGIMISASVFGLIEEGLAEGTALEIAVGMAVGVVLVVLAHDVLLDADLDPREYEEADFKKLVLILGILTVHSFPEGIAVGVSFADLGLEGGFGFLGFTVPLLAVFMTVAISIHNIPEGTAISIPLKAMGVDRWKMVWWAVFSSLPQPIGAVIAFAFVQVARDFLPFGFGFAAGAMIYLVVSEFIPEALDIGSALPRGGKPELAGGIIAGVLVMVPLAFI
- a CDS encoding cation-translocating P-type ATPase — translated: MVAHPHERPPERVLETLESGPDGLSDEEAERRLETDGANEIVRTAGRTPVSILLAQFDSVLIWVLLVAAALSIWAGHAVDAALIAIIVVANGFFGFTQDFRAEQSLESLRKLAAPTATVRRAGESRTVDATELVPGDVVELRRGDVVPADGRLFEERDLQVDEATLTGESTPVSKSIPAVDAETPLAEREGMVYKGTNITRGRASAVVTDTGMETAVGEIAHELSMTETTKTPLQEELDELGRTLGLGVLVLSALVVPLLIVRDTSVVQAALTAVSLAVAAIPEGLPAVVTLTLALGVRRMSDENALVRRLPAVEALGAVDVICTDKTGTLTKGQMTVSRLWLNDEVLEVRGVEGGENDAAWSGDDTTIGEYDSDLETEIEIENETETELAKAETGRTADREKLLVRIGVLCNDATLEDGDPTERALLELAERLGADVEALREGTPRSDEVPFSSDRKWMGTIHDDVGYVKGAPEVVLEHCDSILTEAGRRPMSDDARHRVEGRIQAFGDDALRVLAMAYRADPTDVADLERGLTFVGLTGMIDPPRTEVADAIAATRSAGIDVKMVTGDNVRTARAIADTLGLGTSVLEGREIEGMDAETLARRVTTVDVFARTSPEHKVRILQALQGRGREVAMTGDGVNDAPALKNADVGVAMGIRGTDVARQASDIVLLDDNYATMERAIKRGRTIFDNIWKFVAYLLSANVAEVALVFLASLYGYLILPAVQLLWINLLTDGLPALALGADPRSADVMDRPPRDHGRDIVERQMLGLIGGFGAVTTVVMLALMLWTLEGAAEVTPYAMTMVFTAFVFLEFEKLYVIRWVRETPTFSNRWLAIAVTISIALQLAVLYTPLNRYFGTIPLTVSDWGLVTAVLAICLPAYLVVAALVSRFER
- a CDS encoding universal stress protein, translated to MYDFLLVPVDGSEASTVALEYALDIAADHDATVHLLYVADTNKPSLVQTQGAVVDVLEETGDDVVKDARERAEARGVSTVTDTIQGQPRTVITEVAAEDVVDLVVMGTSGERSLTEHVLGSVTEHVVNASDKPVLAVRAADDASHPYPYEDVLVPTDGSEHAERALELAGEIAREHGATLHVLSVLEDSLFAIGTDSSDETTSGPRDRAQDALAETAETMRAGGVDEVTTAVESGSVPKAIRSYAVEHGIDLIAMGTHGRSGLDQRLLGSRTERVLRITPVPVLTTSRPGSIDHQ
- a CDS encoding YeeE/YedE family protein gives rise to the protein MIAELLPLQLTPPADLFPNGLSRYAVGGLLVGLGAVVIYLGTGIAAGASTFLESTLSYVSDQSRFQQYRASRDWRVVFTLGIVLGAAVYAVVWQGGAWTTDVQAWRLLVGGVFVGIGTRVGKGCTSGHGVCGVGSASKTSIVGVVTFLAVAIVTAQLVSALGVSP
- a CDS encoding DUF6691 family protein, with translation MPLILVGGLIFGFGLAYSHMARPEVVLDFLQFDDFGLLFVMFGAAIVSGIAFWVTPRLRERAPLTGDTYGRRLKSFDRNVLIGGAIFGVGWGLSGICPGAAYASLGIGNVTILWAIGGMFAGAYLQGVWRSQRASSGTTPSSAD